A portion of the Rhodanobacter sp. AS-Z3 genome contains these proteins:
- a CDS encoding alpha/beta hydrolase-fold protein → MSAIFRRMLASAIFLLVIVGMSRARAADLPAHVAFTVHSAVLHEARHINIYTPPSYDMATAARYPVLYVLDGGLQEDFPHVAHDVDAAIRAGHMRPMIVVGIENTERRRDMTGVTSVASDRAIAPHVGGSENFRRFISDELIPDVEHRYRTDGHRAIVGESLAGLFVVETMLVDPQRFDAGIALSPSLWWNDSFLARNAKLDLQAPRPRRQQTLYVASTGDDGLDEAGGGLLQAALRTEASPGIRWYYEHWPKLTHENIYRRASPAIFMQLFPAH, encoded by the coding sequence ATGAGTGCGATCTTCCGCCGAATGCTGGCGTCGGCAATCTTCCTGCTGGTCATCGTAGGAATGTCTCGGGCGCGTGCGGCGGATCTGCCGGCGCACGTCGCGTTCACCGTCCATTCGGCGGTGTTGCATGAAGCACGGCACATCAACATCTACACACCGCCTTCCTACGACATGGCTACGGCAGCACGCTACCCGGTGTTGTACGTGCTCGACGGTGGGCTGCAGGAAGACTTTCCACACGTTGCGCACGACGTGGATGCCGCAATTCGTGCCGGACACATGCGCCCGATGATCGTGGTTGGTATCGAGAACACCGAGCGCCGCCGTGACATGACCGGCGTTACCAGCGTGGCGAGTGATCGTGCCATCGCTCCCCATGTCGGTGGCTCGGAAAATTTCCGCCGTTTCATCAGCGACGAATTGATTCCCGACGTGGAGCACCGCTATCGCACCGACGGACACCGCGCGATTGTCGGCGAATCCCTGGCCGGCCTGTTCGTGGTGGAAACGATGCTGGTCGATCCGCAACGTTTCGACGCGGGGATCGCGCTCAGCCCCAGCCTGTGGTGGAACGACAGTTTCCTGGCCCGCAACGCCAAGCTCGATTTGCAGGCGCCGCGGCCGCGGCGTCAGCAGACCTTGTACGTGGCCAGCACCGGTGACGACGGACTGGACGAGGCGGGCGGCGGGCTACTGCAGGCCGCGTTGCGTACTGAAGCAAGCCCCGGCATACGCTGGTATTACGAGCATTGGCCGAAGCTCACGCACGAGAATATCTATCGGCGTGCCTCGCCCGCCATTTTCATGCAGCTGTTCCCCGCGCACTGA
- the ubiM gene encoding 5-demethoxyubiquinol-8 5-hydroxylase UbiM, translating into MFFDIVIIGAGPAGLCFARSLSGSGLRIALVERQEEAALMAPADDGREIAITHHSQRLMRELGLWARLREDEIGTLRDAMVLDGDDRDGLMFRHDEAGKSQLGWLLSNHAIRRAAYAEVMELPAVERITGAQVTTVRTSSDGAEVELANRESLHTQLVVAADSRFSDTRRAMGIAAGMHDFGKTMLVLRMQHDVSHEQVAWEWFGHGQTLALLPLHDSHTSSVVLTLSPQAMKTLLALDDAALEAAMAERFQQRLGAMRVVGPRCTYPLVGVYAKRFVAERFALIGDAAVGMHPVTAHGFNFGLLGQDTLAHELCAALTAGRPFWSASVLQRYERRHRRATRPLYLATQMLAGLYTDDRRPARLVRKLALGAGARLGPFKRMVMSGLTADSTTIPTLLRRRSV; encoded by the coding sequence ATGTTCTTCGATATCGTGATCATCGGCGCGGGTCCGGCCGGACTGTGTTTCGCCCGTTCGCTTTCGGGCAGCGGCCTGCGCATCGCGCTGGTCGAGCGGCAGGAGGAGGCGGCCTTGATGGCGCCAGCCGATGATGGCCGTGAAATCGCGATCACCCATCATTCGCAGCGTTTGATGCGCGAACTGGGCTTGTGGGCGCGTTTGCGCGAGGACGAGATCGGCACCCTGCGCGATGCGATGGTGCTCGATGGTGATGATCGCGATGGCTTGATGTTTCGTCATGACGAAGCGGGCAAGTCACAACTGGGCTGGCTACTTTCCAACCATGCGATTCGCCGGGCTGCGTACGCCGAGGTGATGGAACTGCCGGCGGTGGAGCGAATCACTGGCGCGCAGGTGACAACGGTGCGCACCAGTAGCGACGGTGCCGAGGTTGAACTGGCCAATCGCGAAAGCTTGCACACGCAATTGGTGGTTGCGGCAGACAGTCGTTTCTCCGACACGCGACGGGCGATGGGTATTGCCGCCGGCATGCATGATTTCGGCAAGACCATGCTGGTGCTGCGCATGCAGCACGACGTGTCGCACGAACAGGTGGCGTGGGAATGGTTTGGTCACGGCCAGACGCTGGCCTTGCTGCCGTTGCACGACTCGCATACTTCTTCCGTGGTGCTGACGCTTTCGCCACAGGCGATGAAAACCTTGCTGGCACTGGACGATGCGGCGCTGGAAGCGGCGATGGCCGAGCGCTTTCAGCAACGACTGGGAGCCATGCGAGTCGTCGGTCCCCGTTGCACCTATCCGTTGGTCGGGGTGTATGCGAAGCGCTTCGTCGCCGAGCGCTTTGCGTTGATCGGCGATGCCGCGGTCGGCATGCATCCGGTCACCGCACATGGCTTCAATTTTGGGCTGCTCGGCCAGGACACGTTGGCGCATGAACTGTGCGCGGCGCTCACGGCAGGTCGGCCGTTCTGGAGTGCGTCCGTATTGCAGCGCTACGAACGCCGGCACCGTCGCGCAACGCGTCCGCTGTATCTGGCCACCCAGATGTTGGCGGGCCTGTACACCGACGACCGTCGTCCCGCGCGCCTCGTACGCAAGCTGGCGCTCGGCGCGGGCGCAAGGCTGGGGCCGTTCAAGCGCATGGTGATGTCGGGACTGACAGCGGATTCCACGACCATTCCCACGCTGTTGCGACGTCGGTCTGTCTGA
- the cycA gene encoding D-serine/D-alanine/glycine transporter, with protein sequence MTATLEHPEHLRRSLSNRHLQLIAIGGAIGTGLFMGSGKTISLAGPSILLVYLIIGVMLFFVMRAMGELLLSNLEYKSFIDFSTDLLGPWAGFFCGWTYWFCWIITAIADVIAIAAYAQFWFPGLAPWIPAVLCVLLLVSLNLVTVKLFGEMEFWFALIKIVAICALIATGFALVAWGFTSPTGHKAEVANLWNDGGFFPKGLSGFFAGFQIAVFAFVGIELVGTTAAETADPQRNLPKAINSIPIRIIIFYVLALVAIMMVTPWRMVEPGKSPFVELFVLAGIPAAASLINFVVLTSATSSANSGIFSTSRMLYGLAEEKHAPSAFARLSRAAVPSLGLLFSCFCLLCGAALIYLIPDLITAFTLITTLSAVLFMFVWSLILFAYIAYRRKRPQLHEASTYKMPGGVFMCWVCLAFFVFVLVLLSLQPDTCQALMASPVWFVLLGIGYLWKGRRVRQG encoded by the coding sequence ATGACTGCAACGCTGGAACACCCGGAGCACCTGCGACGCAGCCTTTCCAACCGACACCTGCAATTGATCGCCATTGGTGGCGCGATTGGCACCGGCTTGTTCATGGGCTCGGGCAAGACGATCAGTCTGGCCGGTCCGTCGATCCTGCTGGTCTACCTGATCATCGGCGTGATGCTGTTCTTCGTGATGCGGGCGATGGGCGAGTTGCTGTTGTCCAATCTCGAGTACAAGTCGTTCATTGATTTCTCCACCGACTTGCTCGGGCCATGGGCCGGTTTCTTCTGCGGCTGGACCTACTGGTTTTGCTGGATCATCACCGCGATCGCCGACGTGATCGCGATTGCTGCCTATGCCCAATTCTGGTTTCCCGGACTGGCACCGTGGATACCGGCGGTGCTCTGCGTGCTGCTGCTGGTCAGCCTGAACCTGGTCACGGTGAAGCTGTTCGGCGAAATGGAGTTCTGGTTTGCGCTGATCAAGATTGTCGCCATCTGCGCGCTGATCGCCACCGGCTTCGCGCTGGTCGCGTGGGGCTTCACTTCGCCGACCGGGCACAAGGCCGAGGTGGCCAACCTGTGGAATGACGGCGGCTTCTTCCCGAAAGGTTTGAGCGGCTTTTTCGCGGGCTTCCAGATCGCGGTGTTCGCCTTTGTGGGCATCGAGCTGGTCGGCACCACCGCGGCGGAAACCGCCGACCCGCAGCGCAACCTGCCCAAGGCAATCAACTCGATCCCGATCCGCATCATCATTTTCTACGTGCTGGCGTTGGTGGCGATCATGATGGTCACGCCGTGGCGCATGGTGGAGCCGGGCAAGAGCCCGTTTGTGGAACTGTTCGTGCTGGCCGGCATTCCGGCAGCGGCCAGCTTGATCAATTTCGTGGTGCTGACTTCGGCCACGTCCTCGGCCAATAGCGGCATCTTCTCCACCAGCCGTATGCTGTATGGCCTGGCCGAAGAGAAACACGCGCCGTCGGCGTTCGCACGCTTGTCCCGCGCTGCCGTGCCGTCGCTGGGCTTGCTGTTTTCCTGCTTCTGCCTGTTGTGTGGTGCGGCACTGATCTACCTGATTCCCGACCTGATCACCGCGTTCACCCTGATCACCACCTTGTCAGCGGTGCTGTTCATGTTTGTCTGGTCGCTGATCCTGTTCGCCTATATCGCCTACCGGCGCAAGCGCCCGCAGTTGCATGAAGCGTCGACCTACAAGATGCCCGGTGGCGTGTTCATGTGCTGGGTGTGTCTGGCGTTCTTCGTGTTCGTGCTGGTGCTGCTGAGCTTGCAGCCCGATACCTGTCAAGCACTGATGGCCAGCCCGGTGTGGTTCGTGCTGCTGGGGATTGGCTACCTGTGGAAGGGGCGCCGCGTGCGACAGGGTTGA
- a CDS encoding OsmC family protein — translation MSIPSVHAVTGQTPYTVSFTDDQGHSWLADEPLEDGGANAGPAPHRLLLSALGACTAITLQMYAARKQWPLRRVGVDLQFNPEGTPTSGNDITRIITLQGDLSEEQRERLLQIANACPIHKVLTGEVRIGSSLASNPV, via the coding sequence ATGAGCATTCCCTCCGTCCACGCTGTCACCGGACAAACGCCTTACACGGTGAGTTTCACCGATGACCAGGGCCATTCATGGCTCGCCGACGAACCGCTCGAAGATGGCGGCGCGAATGCCGGGCCGGCGCCGCATCGGCTGTTGCTTTCCGCACTGGGTGCGTGCACCGCAATCACCTTGCAGATGTACGCTGCGCGCAAGCAATGGCCGCTGCGTCGGGTTGGCGTGGATCTGCAGTTCAATCCGGAAGGCACGCCGACCAGCGGCAACGACATCACCCGCATCATCACGCTGCAGGGCGACCTCAGCGAAGAGCAGCGCGAGCGTCTGCTGCAAATCGCCAATGCCTGCCCGATTCACAAGGTGCTAACGGGCGAAGTGCGGATTGGCAGCAGTCTGGCCAGCAATCCGGTCTGA
- a CDS encoding DksA/TraR family C4-type zinc finger protein — protein MATGWAGDGAVQDQIDATVSDAVQRARQQLRQGPGLSHCEECDAVIPPARREAVPGVRLCVACQQVHDEEQRGAGLYNRRGSKDSQLR, from the coding sequence ATGGCAACCGGTTGGGCCGGCGACGGCGCTGTACAAGATCAGATCGACGCCACCGTCAGTGACGCGGTACAGCGTGCGCGGCAGCAATTGCGCCAAGGCCCGGGGCTGAGCCATTGCGAGGAATGTGACGCGGTGATTCCACCGGCGCGTCGCGAAGCCGTGCCGGGCGTGCGCCTGTGTGTGGCCTGCCAGCAGGTTCACGATGAGGAGCAGCGCGGCGCCGGCTTGTACAACCGCCGTGGCAGCAAGGACAGCCAGTTGCGTTGA
- a CDS encoding acyl-CoA dehydrogenase family protein, whose amino-acid sequence MSTPSPVTPALRSEHSVAKQLFLGNILEENLFPYPEIRARDQEMLGAMTDAIDQFLGDKTAELKQYDRDAEQPAEFIQSLRDMGLFGLIIPEEFGGLELSNGAYARVLGQTSSHDSSVSLTIGAHSSIGMKGLLLFGSDEQKRRYLPKLATGEMIAAFCLTESGAGSDAASIRTKAVRNDDGSWTLSGEKIWITNGGIADFYTVFARTDTPEGKISAFIVEATWPGVSHGPHEDKMGIRASSTTTVAFADVRVPPENLLGPVGKGFKVAMSILNSGRTGLGGGAVGGMRSLIRLACAQAKERKQFGQPIAEYGLVREKIAQMTMDCFAAESAVWMVAHLIDAGGSDYSVEAAMSKVFASEAVQRASYEALQIAAGNGFMRDFPYEQITRDTRILSIFEGTNEILHLYIALSGLKDVGAGLSELKSAVGEMFNDPIKGFGVLGSYTGRRMREATGYGIDRIAYALSPRLRKVAGMYEKYTVELSKSSDQLLRRHGRKATDMQHAQKRLADIAIDLFVGLCVLSRADSLEKKSHPAAAQAVSIAEMFARQARRRMARNVRGLERNEDAAVEQLAGAVLANNGYMWDVI is encoded by the coding sequence GTGAGCACGCCATCGCCTGTCACCCCCGCACTGCGCAGCGAGCACAGCGTCGCCAAACAGTTGTTCCTCGGCAACATTCTTGAAGAAAATCTGTTCCCTTACCCGGAAATCCGTGCACGCGACCAGGAAATGCTGGGCGCGATGACCGACGCCATCGACCAGTTCCTTGGTGACAAGACCGCCGAACTGAAACAGTACGACCGCGATGCCGAGCAGCCGGCCGAATTCATCCAATCACTGCGCGACATGGGTTTGTTCGGCCTGATCATCCCCGAAGAGTTCGGTGGACTGGAGCTGTCCAACGGCGCCTATGCGCGCGTGCTCGGCCAGACCAGCAGTCACGACAGTTCGGTCTCGCTGACCATCGGCGCGCACAGCTCGATCGGCATGAAGGGCCTGCTGTTGTTCGGCAGCGACGAGCAAAAACGGCGCTACCTGCCCAAGCTGGCCACTGGCGAAATGATCGCGGCGTTTTGCCTGACCGAATCCGGCGCCGGTTCCGATGCCGCGTCCATCCGCACAAAGGCCGTGCGCAACGACGACGGCAGCTGGACGCTGTCCGGTGAAAAAATCTGGATCACCAACGGTGGCATCGCCGATTTCTATACCGTGTTTGCGCGGACGGATACGCCCGAAGGCAAGATCAGCGCTTTCATCGTGGAGGCGACGTGGCCCGGCGTCAGTCATGGCCCGCATGAGGACAAGATGGGTATACGCGCATCCAGCACCACCACGGTCGCGTTTGCCGATGTGCGGGTGCCACCCGAGAACCTGCTCGGTCCGGTCGGCAAGGGCTTCAAGGTCGCCATGAGCATCTTGAACAGCGGCCGTACCGGTCTGGGTGGCGGCGCTGTCGGCGGCATGCGCTCGCTGATCCGGCTCGCCTGCGCACAGGCCAAGGAGCGCAAGCAGTTCGGTCAGCCGATTGCCGAGTACGGGCTGGTGCGCGAAAAGATCGCGCAGATGACGATGGACTGCTTCGCTGCCGAAAGTGCGGTGTGGATGGTGGCGCATCTGATCGATGCCGGTGGCAGCGACTATTCGGTCGAGGCGGCGATGAGCAAGGTGTTCGCCAGCGAGGCCGTGCAGCGTGCGTCCTACGAGGCGCTGCAGATCGCTGCCGGCAACGGCTTCATGCGCGACTTTCCGTACGAACAGATCACTCGCGACACCCGCATCCTGTCGATCTTCGAAGGCACCAACGAGATCCTGCACCTGTACATCGCACTTTCCGGATTGAAAGACGTGGGTGCCGGCCTGAGCGAACTGAAATCCGCCGTGGGCGAGATGTTCAACGATCCGATCAAGGGCTTCGGCGTACTCGGCAGTTATACCGGCCGACGCATGCGCGAAGCCACCGGTTACGGCATCGATCGGATTGCCTACGCGCTGTCGCCGCGACTGCGCAAGGTCGCCGGGATGTACGAGAAGTACACCGTCGAATTGTCCAAATCATCCGATCAGCTATTACGTCGCCACGGCAGGAAAGCCACCGACATGCAGCATGCGCAGAAGCGTCTGGCCGATATCGCGATTGATCTGTTTGTCGGCTTGTGCGTGCTATCGCGTGCCGACAGTCTGGAAAAGAAATCCCACCCCGCCGCCGCACAAGCGGTCAGCATTGCCGAGATGTTCGCCAGACAGGCACGCCGCCGCATGGCGCGCAACGTGCGCGGGCTGGAGCGCAACGAGGATGCGGCGGTCGAGCAACTTGCTGGCGCCGTGCTGGCCAACAACGGCTACATGTGGGATGTGATCTGA
- a CDS encoding OmpA family protein gives MNRIFRVFMFALCLTLPLLAMAGNDIAGSKDHPLLTRYPGSYIGEYSKAYNATEFKVGAGNSATTQTVEGDTTSLRYFHGSPETQPSALQVIRNYQNAIRQIGGEVLYERLPSDGDGGETTLKVHTGGKDVWVKVVPDIYGAPTQDYLLVITEVAAMAQAVTANQLRDELDKNGFITLHVNFDTGKSVLKPDDLATMQQIALMLKATPALKLSVEGHTDNVGDAASNKTLSEARAKSVMAAIVQAGVAAGRLSATGFGQERPVADNRSEEGRAKNRRVELVKAP, from the coding sequence ATGAATCGGATCTTCCGCGTCTTCATGTTCGCGCTCTGCCTTACCCTGCCCTTGCTGGCAATGGCCGGCAACGATATTGCCGGCTCCAAGGATCATCCCCTGCTGACCCGTTACCCGGGCTCATATATTGGCGAATACAGCAAGGCGTACAACGCCACCGAGTTCAAGGTTGGCGCCGGTAACAGCGCCACGACCCAGACCGTGGAAGGCGATACCACCAGCCTTCGCTATTTCCACGGCAGCCCGGAAACCCAGCCCAGTGCGCTGCAGGTCATCCGCAACTACCAGAACGCAATCCGGCAGATCGGCGGCGAAGTGCTGTACGAGCGTTTGCCCAGCGACGGCGACGGCGGCGAGACCACGCTCAAGGTGCACACCGGCGGCAAGGACGTCTGGGTCAAGGTAGTACCGGACATCTACGGTGCGCCGACCCAGGACTATCTGCTGGTGATCACCGAAGTGGCTGCGATGGCACAGGCGGTGACCGCCAACCAGTTGCGCGACGAACTCGACAAGAATGGCTTCATCACCCTGCATGTGAACTTCGATACCGGCAAGTCGGTGTTGAAGCCGGATGATCTGGCCACGATGCAGCAGATCGCCCTCATGCTGAAAGCCACGCCGGCACTGAAGCTCAGCGTGGAAGGCCATACCGATAACGTCGGCGACGCCGCTTCCAACAAGACACTGTCCGAGGCCCGTGCGAAAAGCGTGATGGCTGCAATCGTGCAGGCGGGCGTCGCCGCCGGGCGACTAAGCGCCACCGGCTTCGGCCAGGAACGCCCCGTTGCCGACAATCGCAGCGAGGAAGGACGCGCAAAAAACCGCCGCGTCGAACTGGTCAAGGCACCGTAA